A single Verrucomicrobiota bacterium DNA region contains:
- a CDS encoding lactate racemase domain-containing protein: MPDYPDIFRVRQSFERTVITDIPAEVDAQLSMLKLRDKVRPGHTVAISAGSRGIANIHLVIKAIVDHFKGLGAKPFIVPAMGSHGGGTSEGQRGIIEGYGVTEEFCGCPIKASMETIIVCQADEGFPVHFDKYASEADHVVVCGRVKPHTNFFGDIQSGLMKMMLIGYGKHNGARIYHRAIKDFEFGQIVRSVGKEVLSRCNVVAGVGIVENAYDETAKIAAVAPEEFEEREKELLVLARNWLPRLPFDRCDLLLVDEIGKNISGSGLDTNVVGRKDGYHRAGPNEFPNIRFIGIRGLTEETHGNGCGIGVVEFSLTRAIDQVDMNITRINCLTGGEASGAMVPIHYPTDREVLNSALPLIGLTEPCDAKLMWIQNTLHVSELECSVAYLDEARERDDLEIIVEPRPLPLNEEGMLPEVKTLG; encoded by the coding sequence ATGCCCGATTATCCCGATATTTTCCGAGTCCGCCAATCGTTTGAACGCACGGTGATTACTGACATCCCCGCTGAAGTTGATGCCCAACTTTCAATGTTGAAATTAAGAGACAAGGTCCGGCCAGGCCATACGGTGGCCATCTCCGCGGGCAGTCGAGGTATCGCCAATATTCATTTGGTTATAAAAGCGATTGTTGATCATTTTAAAGGTCTGGGAGCCAAACCCTTTATTGTTCCTGCGATGGGAAGTCACGGAGGAGGAACTTCTGAAGGGCAACGCGGTATTATCGAAGGCTACGGTGTGACTGAGGAATTTTGTGGCTGCCCCATTAAAGCCAGCATGGAAACAATCATTGTCTGCCAGGCGGACGAAGGATTTCCGGTTCATTTTGATAAATATGCATCTGAGGCGGACCATGTCGTTGTGTGTGGTCGAGTTAAACCCCACACCAACTTCTTTGGAGATATTCAGAGCGGTCTGATGAAGATGATGCTTATCGGTTATGGTAAGCACAATGGTGCCAGGATTTATCACCGTGCGATCAAAGATTTTGAGTTCGGTCAAATTGTCAGAAGCGTTGGAAAGGAAGTTCTTTCCAGGTGTAATGTGGTTGCTGGAGTAGGTATCGTTGAAAACGCTTACGATGAAACAGCAAAGATAGCAGCAGTCGCTCCTGAAGAATTTGAAGAACGTGAGAAAGAGCTGCTTGTATTAGCTAGAAATTGGCTTCCGCGCTTACCTTTTGATCGTTGCGACCTCCTGCTTGTCGATGAAATCGGAAAAAACATCAGTGGAAGCGGACTGGATACTAACGTAGTTGGTCGAAAAGATGGGTACCACAGAGCTGGACCAAATGAATTTCCAAATATTCGGTTCATCGGAATTCGTGGGTTAACGGAAGAAACCCATGGCAATGGTTGCGGTATCGGCGTTGTGGAATTTTCTCTCACACGAGCTATTGATCAGGTGGACATGAATATCACACGTATCAATTGCTTGACGGGTGGAGAAGCTTCTGGAGCCATGGTTCCTATTCATTATCCCACAGACCGCGAAGTCTTAAACTCCGCCCTTCCACTAATTGGCTTAACCGAGCCTTGTGATGCCAAGCTGATGTGGATTCAAAATACACTCCACGTCTCCGAGCTGGAATGTTCGGTTGCTTATTTGGATGAAGCTCGGGAACGGGACGACCTCGAAAT
- a CDS encoding class I SAM-dependent methyltransferase, with protein MSNLFQLFSRKIKDSIGLKRKRQIRHLLYRFKYGSDLQKLAVAYGTDKEAVHFYSKRYQHHFEPVRLKKLNVLEIGIGGYAKPKDGGESLRMWKTYFPNSNIYGIDIHDKSFHEEDRIKTFKGSQVDREFLSNVVKDIGDIDVIIDDGSHYSPDVIATFNFLFPFLAPNGIYAIEDLQTSYWGKNLNHDWGGSSDKNAPHTSMNFLKSLTDGLNYEEFTEDNYEPTYLDKNIVSIHFYHNLVFLQKGDNNEGSNRHLLKSF; from the coding sequence ATGAGCAACTTATTCCAATTATTTTCGAGGAAAATTAAGGATAGTATTGGTCTCAAAAGGAAACGACAAATCCGGCATTTATTATACCGATTTAAATACGGTAGCGACCTTCAAAAACTCGCGGTTGCGTATGGAACGGATAAGGAAGCCGTGCATTTCTACTCTAAAAGATACCAGCATCACTTTGAACCCGTCAGATTAAAAAAGTTGAATGTGCTGGAAATTGGTATTGGAGGCTACGCCAAACCAAAAGACGGAGGTGAATCACTTCGAATGTGGAAGACTTATTTCCCTAACAGTAATATTTACGGGATCGATATTCACGATAAGTCTTTCCATGAGGAAGACCGAATAAAAACTTTTAAAGGAAGTCAGGTCGATAGGGAGTTTCTTTCCAATGTTGTCAAAGACATCGGAGATATTGATGTTATAATAGATGATGGCAGCCACTACTCACCCGATGTTATTGCGACTTTTAATTTTTTGTTTCCCTTTCTGGCTCCGAATGGAATTTACGCGATTGAAGACCTTCAAACCTCTTACTGGGGGAAAAACTTGAATCATGATTGGGGTGGATCCAGTGATAAAAATGCACCTCACACCAGCATGAACTTTTTAAAGTCACTAACAGATGGACTGAATTATGAGGAATTCACCGAAGATAATTATGAGCCCACCTACCTTGATAAGAACATCGTTTCGATCCATTTTTATCACAACCTGGTGTTTCTGCAAAAAGGTGATAATAATGAAGGGAGTAACAGACATCTTCTTAAATCCTTTTAA
- a CDS encoding sulfatase-like hydrolase/transferase, with product MANIALIYLFISCEGFGQTPQPNILFIFTDDQSSRTVSSYPEAYDWAHTPNLDRLAQSGIRFDQAYTSSWCMPARATMLTGLQQHNIPSLHRVGPYPGAEYDPNVLKFWPKEFRENGYSTGHIGKWHVGTDTGYGRDWDFQYVWIRPEPTAGNAREYYVDQKIILNGKPIGTVEAYATDNYTNRAVEFIHGQNRDTEKPWYLWLCYTGIHGPFTPADRHLEEYPGVEIPTPADIYPPRAGKPEYSGQYGVWKADEKGTARSYDNGKFGGTLYDATRQYHQAAISVDEGVGRLIEALKASGQYDNTLVVFTADQGFAWGQHGFRHKRAPYSANIKVPFIVSMPGTLPDNQVCSSPVGSIDLVPTFFKFAGLDLPWKMDGRDMTSLLRNPGQAWERPVFLTFTLEAFRPDSGIIPKPLPYTGNNVPWYGFVIQDRYKFIQTFVENEIPELYHIDNDPDELTNLALLPEYRDTVKKQHKLLVSELKRTNARFVDSLPSMRGY from the coding sequence TTGGCTAACATTGCCCTGATTTATTTGTTTATTTCCTGCGAAGGTTTTGGGCAAACCCCACAGCCGAATATCCTGTTCATCTTTACGGATGACCAAAGTTCTAGAACAGTAAGCAGCTACCCTGAAGCTTACGACTGGGCTCATACACCCAACCTCGACCGTCTGGCTCAATCGGGAATCCGATTTGATCAGGCTTACACAAGTTCGTGGTGCATGCCGGCCCGGGCAACCATGCTCACCGGCCTGCAACAGCACAACATCCCCAGCCTTCATCGAGTGGGCCCTTACCCGGGTGCAGAGTATGATCCGAACGTCCTGAAATTCTGGCCCAAGGAGTTTCGGGAAAACGGGTATTCCACCGGTCATATCGGAAAGTGGCATGTCGGCACCGATACCGGTTATGGTAGAGACTGGGATTTTCAGTACGTGTGGATTCGCCCAGAACCAACGGCCGGCAATGCAAGGGAATATTACGTAGATCAAAAAATAATTCTAAATGGCAAACCGATTGGCACCGTAGAAGCCTACGCCACTGACAATTACACCAACCGAGCTGTAGAATTCATCCACGGACAAAATCGCGACACGGAAAAACCATGGTATTTGTGGTTGTGCTATACCGGTATTCACGGACCCTTTACCCCAGCAGACAGGCACTTGGAAGAATATCCGGGAGTAGAAATACCAACACCGGCAGATATTTATCCTCCCCGCGCCGGGAAGCCCGAGTATTCAGGCCAGTACGGCGTCTGGAAGGCGGATGAAAAGGGCACGGCCCGATCCTATGACAATGGAAAATTCGGCGGGACCCTTTATGACGCCACCAGGCAATACCACCAGGCGGCAATATCCGTGGATGAGGGGGTGGGTCGACTCATTGAAGCCCTAAAAGCCTCAGGACAATATGACAACACTTTGGTCGTCTTTACCGCCGACCAGGGATTTGCGTGGGGACAACATGGCTTCCGACACAAGCGGGCTCCCTACTCTGCCAATATAAAAGTACCCTTCATTGTTTCGATGCCTGGAACCCTTCCTGATAATCAAGTTTGTAGCTCTCCCGTGGGCAGCATTGATCTGGTTCCTACTTTTTTCAAATTTGCCGGTCTCGATTTGCCATGGAAAATGGATGGAAGAGACATGACATCTTTGCTTCGCAATCCGGGCCAAGCCTGGGAAAGACCTGTATTTTTGACCTTTACCCTGGAAGCGTTCCGGCCCGATTCGGGCATCATTCCCAAACCTTTACCTTATACAGGAAACAATGTTCCGTGGTATGGCTTTGTCATTCAGGACCGTTACAAATTCATTCAAACCTTTGTGGAGAACGAGATTCCGGAACTCTATCATATCGACAACGATCCCGACGAACTGACCAACCTCGCCCTACTTCCCGAATACCGCGATACAGTGAAAAAACAGCATAAATTATTGGTGTCCGAACTGAAGCGTACGAATGCACGATTCGTGGATTCACTCCCATCCATGAGGGGTTACTAA
- a CDS encoding DUF1592 domain-containing protein yields the protein MVRNLVHNSPGAIKASRYKSALPCGLFLIVTFIVPHTSWSAELKIDTAIPIVKQFCFDCHNDKKTKGDINFETLTRDLDIPGDFKSWELAAEMLEMVEMPPDNEDQPSDTQRQQLASFIRKEIEDTVQKNAGDPGEIVLRRLTSAEYAYTIKDLTGLEFDFEKSFMDEAVGGEGFSNVGEVQFIQDSTLERYLDAAKTVASHALIGAGALDFYTDPGDTGQELSAINRIKTIYRENGFRTGAGEGANEFGLDQYAKAFYAAWYYQHRHSLGRPSITLTELAKEESISPKFTEHIWKVLTQAHPSFPTSEIIDKWNDLPIPIESLTPSEFTVRNACSNLYEDLFEWQKTLAASTIDDEEYAVLSDEAFEANQSHQFRVRMNRHPTAIYTEFEILAKVAGGKDSSKPAVHWKQPTIRILETGSTTPTLVPLRELVSQETAELIQFGIGVNRAKIDDNDFVTDDATKLIIQVQLPKERSRAEFQVEAILDTENGDDVLVRCEITDGYNANETIASTGSASALLADPNSPQIEELRTGILAFAQNLPQVSHLEPTPSDRDHIPEPFDNTYNKPERNYFHTAIKYQRQDSFLTNIILDSASARKLDEAWADLLTSFDYHDTIFRFANEKYDLKSPVKSLADLDQGWINELPSIPHEHVENVFQDFNQKQTELQQAQAGQINDVLLFAEQAWRRPLRKQDKDRLTSFYSELIQVKEQSHQEAIRTLITRILVAPEFLYRIESPIKSHAMVPLSNWELASRLSYFLWSSKPDEELLKLAASGELSDPEILAEQTKRMLRDPKSRRFVTEFFGQWFGFYRFDGYNGIDTELFNYFTDELKAAMYHEAISFFEYVVTQDRPVDEIVYADYTFLNPELAQHYGIPWDSVDSQSDTLVRVDGTRKFNRGGLLNLGAVLTVTSAPLRTSAVKRGDWILRRVLGTPTPPPPADAGSIPNEDVLPDGKTVRERLEAHRRESSCVNCHTRIDPLGFALENFNPIGQWRDTYRDGGNIDTMGILNDGTLISGLDDLYHYFEQEKATVRRNLCRKLLGYALGRSEILADRILIDKMMNSLEADNRFSNLITQIVTSTQFRHQRSQRNESAAIEKKTSSKEEDTEI from the coding sequence ATGGTTCGAAATTTAGTTCACAATTCCCCTGGAGCTATTAAAGCCTCCCGATACAAGTCCGCTTTGCCTTGCGGTCTTTTTCTGATAGTCACGTTTATTGTGCCTCATACAAGTTGGAGCGCTGAGCTCAAGATCGACACGGCAATTCCTATTGTTAAACAATTTTGCTTTGATTGTCATAACGACAAAAAAACCAAGGGAGATATCAATTTCGAGACACTGACCAGGGACCTGGACATTCCCGGTGATTTTAAGAGCTGGGAACTGGCGGCTGAGATGCTGGAGATGGTAGAGATGCCGCCAGATAATGAGGACCAACCAAGCGACACGCAACGACAGCAATTGGCGTCGTTCATTCGCAAGGAGATTGAGGACACCGTTCAAAAGAATGCCGGTGACCCTGGAGAAATAGTTTTGCGACGACTCACCAGTGCAGAGTACGCCTACACAATCAAGGATCTGACAGGGCTCGAATTTGATTTTGAAAAATCCTTTATGGATGAAGCTGTAGGTGGAGAAGGATTCTCAAATGTGGGAGAAGTCCAGTTTATCCAGGATTCGACGCTTGAACGTTACCTTGATGCAGCAAAGACGGTAGCGTCGCATGCGCTAATCGGTGCGGGTGCCTTAGATTTTTATACTGATCCCGGGGACACAGGACAGGAGCTTTCGGCGATAAATCGCATCAAAACTATTTATCGAGAAAATGGTTTCCGTACAGGAGCCGGAGAAGGAGCGAATGAATTTGGATTGGACCAATACGCCAAAGCTTTCTACGCGGCCTGGTATTACCAGCATCGTCATTCGCTTGGCCGGCCTTCTATTACACTGACCGAGTTGGCAAAGGAAGAATCCATTTCCCCCAAGTTTACAGAACACATCTGGAAGGTTCTTACACAGGCACACCCAAGTTTTCCTACCAGCGAAATAATCGACAAATGGAATGACCTCCCTATTCCAATTGAAAGTCTGACTCCTTCAGAATTCACGGTTCGCAATGCCTGTTCTAACTTGTATGAGGACCTCTTTGAATGGCAGAAAACCTTGGCAGCGAGTACCATAGATGATGAAGAGTATGCCGTTTTGAGCGACGAAGCTTTCGAGGCAAACCAGTCACACCAGTTTCGGGTTCGCATGAACCGACACCCGACTGCCATTTACACCGAGTTTGAGATTCTGGCAAAAGTAGCAGGCGGTAAAGATAGTTCAAAGCCAGCAGTCCACTGGAAACAACCGACCATTAGAATCCTTGAAACTGGAAGCACCACTCCAACACTGGTACCGCTGCGAGAACTTGTTTCACAGGAAACCGCTGAATTAATCCAATTCGGGATAGGTGTGAACAGAGCCAAGATAGACGACAATGACTTCGTAACTGACGATGCAACCAAGCTAATAATTCAGGTACAATTACCTAAAGAAAGGTCACGGGCGGAATTTCAAGTGGAAGCAATTTTGGATACTGAAAACGGCGATGACGTCCTGGTTCGTTGTGAAATCACAGACGGATATAATGCAAATGAGACTATCGCTTCAACTGGTTCAGCATCCGCGCTATTAGCAGATCCAAATAGCCCCCAGATAGAGGAACTTAGAACCGGTATTCTGGCCTTTGCTCAAAACCTGCCGCAGGTTTCTCATCTCGAACCTACTCCATCAGATCGGGATCACATTCCGGAACCTTTTGATAACACTTACAATAAACCTGAGAGAAACTATTTTCACACGGCCATTAAGTACCAAAGGCAAGATTCGTTTCTAACGAATATTATCCTCGATTCAGCAAGCGCAAGAAAGCTCGATGAAGCTTGGGCGGACCTCCTCACTTCGTTCGATTATCATGACACCATTTTTAGGTTCGCTAACGAAAAGTACGATTTGAAAAGCCCTGTCAAATCACTCGCCGATCTTGATCAAGGTTGGATCAATGAGCTTCCTTCCATTCCCCATGAACACGTCGAAAATGTATTCCAAGATTTTAATCAAAAACAAACCGAACTTCAGCAAGCTCAGGCAGGGCAAATCAACGACGTACTGCTGTTTGCCGAGCAGGCATGGCGGAGGCCGCTAAGGAAGCAGGACAAGGATCGTCTCACTTCGTTTTACTCGGAGCTTATACAAGTCAAGGAACAGAGCCACCAGGAGGCTATCCGGACTTTGATAACACGAATTCTTGTTGCACCCGAGTTTCTTTACCGCATCGAAAGTCCGATTAAGAGCCACGCTATGGTTCCTCTTTCCAATTGGGAACTGGCGAGTCGGCTTAGCTATTTCCTTTGGTCTTCCAAACCAGACGAAGAACTACTAAAATTGGCCGCATCTGGTGAACTGAGTGATCCTGAGATTTTGGCTGAACAAACCAAGCGCATGTTGAGAGATCCAAAGTCGCGAAGATTTGTGACAGAATTCTTCGGACAGTGGTTTGGGTTTTATCGCTTTGATGGTTATAACGGAATCGATACAGAACTTTTCAATTATTTCACCGACGAGCTGAAAGCTGCCATGTACCATGAGGCGATCTCATTTTTCGAATACGTCGTAACGCAAGACCGACCAGTCGATGAAATAGTCTACGCTGACTACACTTTTCTAAATCCGGAACTCGCACAACATTACGGAATACCGTGGGACTCGGTTGATTCTCAATCCGATACACTGGTGCGTGTCGACGGAACCCGAAAGTTCAATCGAGGCGGATTGCTTAATTTAGGTGCAGTTTTAACAGTAACGTCAGCTCCCCTTCGAACCAGTGCGGTCAAACGTGGAGATTGGATTCTCCGCCGAGTATTAGGAACTCCAACTCCCCCTCCTCCCGCTGATGCTGGTTCTATTCCGAATGAGGACGTTTTGCCAGACGGGAAAACGGTTCGAGAACGCCTGGAGGCCCACAGACGGGAATCTTCCTGTGTCAATTGCCATACTCGGATAGATCCCTTGGGTTTCGCTTTGGAAAATTTCAATCCTATTGGTCAATGGCGTGATACTTACAGGGATGGTGGAAACATCGATACCATGGGGATCCTCAACGACGGAACTTTGATAAGCGGACTGGATGATCTGTATCACTATTTTGAACAGGAGAAAGCAACTGTTCGCCGAAACCTCTGCAGGAAGTTGCTTGGCTATGCTCTGGGTCGAAGCGAAATATTGGCGGACCGGATATTGATCGACAAAATGATGAATAGCCTCGAAGCTGATAACCGGTTTTCAAACCTGATTACACAAATTGTGACAAGTACCCAATTCCGTCACCAAAGAAGTCAAAGAAACGAATCTGCCGCTATTGAGAAGAAAACGTCCTCTAAAGAGGAAGACACCGAAATTTAA
- a CDS encoding DUF1552 domain-containing protein yields MPQFLKSKRFSRRTFLRGAGMTLALPWLESVPTYALETGKRISGGLANKAPVRFGCLFFSNGVEPAHWWANKNESKMEIGPGLKPMEPFTEHFSFIRGLFNQKAVEHDSAHLGRTPNLLSGAWVSKDQSEIRVGQTMDQLMAKEIGHQSPIPSLILGIEPTELRLEDGLSMLYGSNISWSTDTKPAMKEIYPSRVFDLLVGNGSDRGLDQSILDEVLEDASYLKSQVAYSDRHKLTDYLDSIRDIETRINFAAKDHQLEGWHPSITEPNLTRPSETLPQHIPNHMRLMMDLIVLAFQMNKTRIATCMLNNDLSQMNFGFLEHVKGSLHLDLTHNGRDPELEAMYLKTNQFHTEQFAYLLGRMKDIDEGGQSLLDNSMLMFCSNFFDGDLHQADHMPILLAGKGGGSLQPGQVLDFKEEDADNRRACSLYLSLMDRMGVNVPRFGDTNRRLANI; encoded by the coding sequence ATGCCTCAGTTCCTGAAATCCAAACGCTTTTCACGACGCACATTTTTGCGAGGAGCAGGAATGACTTTAGCGCTACCCTGGTTGGAATCTGTTCCCACTTATGCTCTGGAAACAGGAAAACGAATATCGGGTGGATTAGCAAATAAAGCCCCTGTCCGATTCGGCTGCTTATTTTTCTCCAATGGAGTTGAGCCCGCACATTGGTGGGCAAACAAGAACGAATCAAAAATGGAAATCGGTCCCGGGTTAAAGCCGATGGAACCATTTACCGAACATTTTTCATTCATCCGCGGTCTTTTTAACCAAAAGGCGGTTGAACATGACAGCGCGCATTTGGGTCGCACACCAAATCTTCTTTCAGGTGCCTGGGTTAGTAAGGATCAAAGCGAAATACGTGTTGGTCAAACGATGGATCAATTAATGGCAAAGGAAATTGGTCACCAATCACCCATCCCCAGCTTGATTCTCGGAATCGAACCTACTGAGCTCCGTCTCGAAGACGGACTATCCATGCTCTACGGTTCCAACATTTCCTGGAGTACTGACACAAAGCCTGCCATGAAGGAAATTTATCCATCCCGGGTATTTGACTTACTGGTCGGCAACGGCAGCGATCGTGGTTTGGACCAGAGTATCCTGGATGAAGTTTTAGAAGATGCCAGTTATTTGAAAAGCCAGGTTGCCTACAGCGACAGGCATAAACTGACGGACTATCTCGACTCCATTCGAGACATCGAGACACGCATAAACTTCGCAGCGAAAGATCATCAACTTGAGGGTTGGCACCCTTCCATCACTGAACCTAACTTGACCCGGCCATCGGAAACGCTTCCTCAGCACATCCCGAATCATATGAGGCTCATGATGGACCTGATCGTATTGGCCTTTCAAATGAACAAGACGCGCATCGCAACCTGCATGCTCAACAACGATCTTTCACAAATGAATTTCGGTTTCCTCGAGCACGTCAAAGGTAGCCTTCACCTGGACCTGACTCACAACGGACGCGATCCAGAACTCGAGGCCATGTATTTGAAAACCAATCAATTTCACACTGAACAATTTGCATACCTGCTTGGTCGCATGAAGGACATCGACGAAGGTGGCCAATCCTTGCTGGACAATTCCATGCTGATGTTCTGCTCAAATTTCTTTGATGGAGACCTGCACCAGGCAGATCATATGCCCATCCTCCTCGCAGGAAAAGGCGGCGGGTCACTTCAACCTGGACAAGTTCTGGACTTCAAAGAAGAAGACGCAGACAACCGAAGAGCCTGTAGTTTGTACCTGTCTCTCATGGATCGAATGGGAGTCAATGTTCCTCGGTTTGGAGATACCAATCGTCGCCTGGCAAACATTTGA